From the Raphanus sativus cultivar WK10039 unplaced genomic scaffold, ASM80110v3 Scaffold0008, whole genome shotgun sequence genome, the window GGAAGGAAAGTCGTTCAACCTCCGATCAATGCTGGGAAAGAGTAAAGAAATCTCTGACTGATATCCCGTACTTCATGAACCAAGGCTACTATATAGCTCGTGCCAACCTTGAGACACTCTGTGGTTGCCGCTCAAGGAAAAGACGTGGTCGAGTATGCAACCATGGTTACTACTATGAAAGGCTTAATCAATTTGTTGAGTTTGCTATGAGTAAAAACAACTAAAGATTTAAGTTTTCATCTGATATTATCTATAAACGCATGTAAAAGTACTTATGTTTTtacatgattttttatatatttcgttCAATTTTCTAAGTTGCtactttgtttgttttatttgaagGTCGACACAATCTCCAAAATTCATATCATATTAATTGATAACaactctttttccttttgtaCTTTGAATATAAAAGTTAATGCTTTTGTGCGGATTAATTGACTTTAGTCGCGATGGCAACCTAATTACTCGGGTTTCTAAAATGGAAGATAAAAATCTTTGgtaataaatacaaaagaaataaaattcatttaaatttcATACTATTACTTTCTGGTAAAGTACTTCACCTTCCAAAAACAAAACGGAGACCGTAAATGGTGTCAATCATATGGTAAgattatatattaacttatcacaaaatcaaaaactttaTATTGATTGAATGTTAATAAATATGATTGACGTTAGCAGGCAATTTATTTGCAATCAAATCTtcttaaaatatgattattaaGATCTCATGTAATAGGTAGAAAAgacatttattttaaacactcaAAATATTTCAAGTACATAATATAGAGGTCAAGTTATTCACCTTCTTTGTAAACGACAAATCAATAATCTTATAGATATTAGAGGAGGTGGAACCAAATATTACCGTAGCTGATTCTCTAATTATATACTTAGAAATctccaatttttttctaaaataaaacaaaatattaacaattattcAATAAATTGTACAAATTAGGTCTTAATATAGTAGCAAACTTCAAATCTGGATATTTGGTGCCCATGATTTAGCTTTTGAATCCCAAACAAAGTTACAAACACCACCGTCAAATGCAGACTTCACATTTACTACCTGAGGTATTTGTTTGTTATTCTCCATCCAATACACAAACTTGGATTTATCTTGGTCTTCGTTGATTTCGAATGAAAATTGGTCTCTGTGTATAAATGTCATGATATTGTGATATCGATGTCTATGATGGAATTCAATATCTGTATGATTCTCTACTTTTTCGTAAACCTGCCAAATATAATACCACAGGTTATTCCCTAGAAGTACTTCAAACGTAAAAGgtcatgtaaatattttatgtgataaataaaaatcacttaCATAACAATACGAAGACTGTGAAGTTTGATCAAATGTGCATAGTTCCTAACAGAAAATAAAGCATAAATccttaaattttcaaaagtaaTGTTCAGCATTAATGTTTGGATctcgagagagagagcaaacCTGTGTAGAAATTGACCAACTATACTTGCCCGGCTGCATGTTAAACTAAGAAACAAGTATTGCTACGTTTGATTAAGGATTTGCAATTTCTTCATTTATAGAGTTAGGTTTACACTAATGGGACCTTAGGGTTTTCATATTTGAAGGCCCTATTGTATATTTAAGACCCAGTTCAAATTTACTTCGCATTAAGTAATTAGTAACATTGAAATGAATATTTTGAAGGGCCTCTTGTATATTTAAGACCCAGATCAAATTTACTTCGCATTAAGTGATAGTTTAAAATTGACAATCGGATTCTTATTGTTCCGTTTAAAATTGACCTTCATAAGTTGACCATCACATTAGACTAATTAATACAATCAAAGGACCTTGAAAAACATTCTAGTATCAACCCGTTAAAAACGATACAATATTCCAATTAGTTTTCGTATTGAAGAACAAATTTTTAGACGTTTTTTTGCATGCGACTTAATCtggaaaatattaataactctTGAAAATTGTCCATACTGACATGTCAAAGTCTTTCACCATGTCTGCAGATAaagttcaaaaatttcaaaaagatcATCATTACAATACCTCGATTGAGAATTTGACAATACAATCACCTAGATTCTGGAAACTTGAGATAACAAAAATTGCTATGAAAGCTTTGTATTTATAGTTCGCATTATATTCTAATATCTCAGAATTTATTAACTTATGATTATGACAACATAATCAATTATCGATGGCTTCCTAAAGACAATTAAATCTTTCATTCGAATGCAACTAAAAATTTGATATGTTAAAAACGGAAACTTATAATTAaccaatttctattttatagtaTGTCTAGAAGATATATTCTAATCAATTATCAACTtcataatatatcaaattattaagtttaattGGCTTTAAAATCTTGAGAAATGTGAAAGTCTGCAGCAATGTGTCTAACTACTATATCTAACTATTCACGCTTATCTTTATCCTTTCTATGGGTAAGTCatgattaaaatgatatatattcttCTAACTATAGAAATAACCTATACTAAACTCTACTGAAAACAGACTATCTAACAAGTAATATATGCaataacaaacacaaacaatatAAAACGGAATAggttatttataaataagtaCTTAAGTTTAATTTCCCACCATAAAGATGGGAAAACTGGTTTAACAAACCAGTAAATAAGTTcagaaatatttaaacataatattaaaacaacataaaaagtttttaaattgGACAGATTGAGGAACCGCACAGATTAGTCAAACATATGTGGTTCACCCAACTTGTACCAATCAATTAACGGGACCTCCACATCAGCCACCTTGGCCGTAGCAAGCACAAGATCAGACTCCAACTTCTCCTTGAGTTCGGTGAATGCAGACTCATTGAAGAGTTCTTCAAAGAGTTCCAATTTCCCTGCAACCCTTTCGACCTCAAGCTCTGCATCATGTTTCTTCATGAGACCCTGTTGGAGTTGCTTGTACATGAACAGCTTGGCTCGGTAATGCTGAGTTGTCTCCAAACGCCCTTTCTTGAAAGCGTCTTCAACGCTTGAACCATAATCTTCCACCATTGGAGCCTTCATTTTGAGATCCTTGTTTCCTCCCATGATATAAATCTTGATCTGCATGTTAGGTTTAAAGAGTACGggttagaaaaataaaaggatGAGAAATGAAACAGCCAATAATAACCATTTGATTACTTGCTaatccaaaattcaaaaaatactaTAACAAATAAACCGGATGATGTTTTCCAATTTTTCACCGATTCAAATAGCGATTATAATAACCCTAGCAAGATCAACATAGATAATCTAGAGAAGAAATCTGTATATCGTGGCTAcaaaacctatctaaattccttTCTCTTTGTGAATCGATCTACTGTTTTTCATATTGATTACCAACGATATATACATCCTATAATCGAAAAATAAATAACGAAATATAATGGTAGTATGAAATGATGGCTACAAAACCTAACGCAAAAccactatatttaaaaatcgATCTATCGTTTATCATAGACAGTAAACGAAACCCTAAAGAGAAAGAGAACTCACTTGAGTAATAGTTGGCGAGACAAAAGCTTACGAAGAAGAGAAATGATACAGTTTCTCGGTCAGTGTACAgtttatatagaagaagaagaatcgaagGGTCGTGACTTTTCACATGACAACTGGACCCcgttaaattttatcaaaattactTTTTGACATTTCTCATTTTTACTATTTGGGCTTTATTTTGTAGTAAGGGCGATATAACTCATGGGCTAAGTTCATTAGAAAAATGAACACACTTAACCGGTTCAAGTTTTTCTTAAACCTTTATGAATGTCAATCGATTAAATTTCTTTTGAACGCATGTATATGCAAATGTAATCAACCGCAAAATATAATTCACATCAAACATTTATTTGATCACATCCGTGTAAACAATGGATACTTAGATTGAAACAACCGTGTATAGCATTATTAATTCGGCCACAAgttcaaaaatttcatattttaatagcgTTGTAAATCTTCAATCTTCAAGTTAAATCTCGtactaactaaatattaaaccatgaatagtaagatttatccaatcCTTGGATAGAAAAATAGTAAGAACCTCAATGATATAATGCAATATTCGTAAAAcagtttcataaaaaataaaaagaaaaacaaagccACGATAGTTGAAAGATACGTCTGATTAAGTATCGGTAACATTAGCTATGTTACTCTCCCTTGACtttctttagaaaaagtttCTTGTTCACGGAATGTTGATCATCTAGGCTACTTTGTTGTTCAtcttggctttttcttttagacaaTGGAGTTCCTGATAAACCACCTGAACCAGAAGAAATATCATCTGAAGACTGCAGCATTAGAACCTATAAGGAAAAAGTTTAACCGATCAGTATTACGATAATGTAAGAATTAGATGAACTATACAGACGAATGAGAACAATACCTGTTTAACTGGCAAAGCAGCAAATTCCTCAATCAGTTCACGATCAGCAGTAGCAATTCGAACAACATAATGAGAGCTCTTTCCTTTGATGTTATCAGCATCCACTGAAACCTCAAAAAGGATTCTTTTGCCAAAAAGGTCGCTAACAGCTTCTGGTAACAAGTCTTCATCTAGATTCTACAAGTATAAATTCCATTAAAGTGAGGACTCTAATTTATACATATAGTAATAATTTcctcttttatttaaatttgactgGACCTCATCATAGAGTTCAGCGGCAGAGACGCACAAGCACTTGAGCATTgccatcaaacaaaagaaagtttgCCTCACCGGTATCATCTTTAACGTGgacaattaatttaaacctGAGGTACcaataaaagtttaatatttagtaattaCTGGATAACGTACACcataattatacatcatataacaAAAACCAGAATACTAAATTATGTACGCTTTTGATGAAATACCTCGGAATGACATCAATGTGTTCTTTATCACATGTATTACAGTAGAACAAAGGACGGTTGTCATCATCAACATTGGTTGTAGGCATAACTTTTTTGTTGTGGTATTTGCAACTTAGATATTGCCAACCACGCTCAGTATCTATGTTTTCAATAGTCCCCAAGGTGACAAAAGTTCCAACCTAATCAAGACAACAGCATGTTAGTAGgagtattaaaattaataatttacatttaaaaaaaaaagtagtgtACGTCTAACCAGAGTACTGTCAACGATATCTCTTATTGTTAGCCTCTCATTAAGAACAAAAAACCGGGCACGAACAGATGTAGCACTAGCAACACTCCATTGGCTACTATCCTTGTTTGTTATAGCA encodes:
- the LOC108829315 gene encoding uncharacterized protein LOC108829315 gives rise to the protein MAMFAKSKNIVSLVRELKPRKDTSRIEVRIIRLWKNYNKESGNTIEMVFVDREGTRIHASVGEQLINKYGEKLHEGDAIVVQLFKVFDAIGEYRTTPHLYKIGFYPTTFVEKALDFPNIIGQIVNFGSLENKSIKGKDNMRLLIELRDHSNVKIMCTLWGGYAKQVYDYSMSNMSIMIICIIRFCSIKEWKGVYSISSGFNSTQILLNPTCSLVDEFKLCLPDNSLAITNKDSSQWSVASATSVRARFFVLNERLTIRDIVDSTLVGTFVTLGTIENIDTERGWQYLSCKYHNKKVMPTTNVDDDNRPLFYCNTCDKEHIDVIPRFKLIVHVKDDTGEANFLLFDGNAQVLNLDEDLLPEAVSDLFGKRILFEVSVDADNIKGKSSHYVVRIATADRELIEEFAALPVKQVLMLQSSDDISSGSGGLSGTPLSKRKSQDEQQSSLDDQHSVNKKLFLKKVKGE